One window of Sulfolobales archaeon genomic DNA carries:
- a CDS encoding alanine--glyoxylate aminotransferase family protein, producing MSFYTDRLIMTPGPTEIPERIRRALLRETTNPDLDPEFIDVYNRVRDMLGRLLGVRSSSLYIMSGEAMLGLEAAIANTVKPGDKIMVIANGVFGEGFGDLVRSYGGKPVYVAGDEWRKSVDLEDLDRALEKNKDAIAVTLVHCDTPSALLNDLRGVARVVRDHGLLLIVDAVSSIGGVPVDFEGNSIDILIGGSQKVLNTPPGLTIIAISRRAWDRINEVRYSGYYLNLRLWREMLDEQSIFPYTMSDVLVYALEESLKMIFEEGVENTYKRHENARKASWSALEVLNLKPYPISIEHSSPTVTAFIAEGFDERRLREIMWKRYGIMIAGSWGKLQNKVLRIGHMGVQASRSHLLITYASLARALRDLGFEISIGRVVEAIENSFKP from the coding sequence ATGTCTTTCTATACTGATAGACTTATCATGACTCCAGGTCCTACGGAGATACCTGAGAGAATTAGAAGAGCTCTTCTCAGAGAGACTACAAATCCCGATCTAGATCCCGAGTTTATAGATGTTTATAATAGAGTGAGAGATATGCTGGGAAGACTTCTAGGAGTAAGATCTTCCTCACTATATATCATGAGTGGAGAAGCAATGCTAGGTCTGGAGGCTGCTATAGCGAATACTGTTAAGCCTGGTGATAAGATCATGGTTATAGCCAATGGTGTTTTTGGAGAGGGTTTTGGAGATCTTGTTAGATCATATGGTGGGAAGCCTGTTTACGTGGCTGGAGATGAGTGGAGGAAGAGTGTGGATCTAGAGGATCTTGATAGAGCTCTTGAGAAGAATAAAGATGCTATAGCTGTGACACTAGTTCACTGCGACACACCCTCAGCTCTTTTAAATGATCTGAGGGGTGTGGCTAGAGTTGTAAGAGATCATGGTCTTCTCTTGATAGTTGACGCGGTATCCAGCATAGGAGGAGTACCTGTTGATTTTGAAGGAAACTCTATAGATATTCTGATCGGAGGATCTCAAAAAGTTTTAAACACACCACCAGGACTTACTATAATAGCTATAAGTAGAAGAGCTTGGGATCGAATTAACGAGGTAAGATATTCAGGCTACTACCTCAATCTTAGACTCTGGAGAGAGATGCTAGATGAGCAGAGTATATTCCCCTACACGATGAGTGATGTGCTTGTATATGCATTAGAAGAATCTCTGAAAATGATATTCGAGGAAGGTGTTGAGAACACTTATAAGAGGCATGAGAACGCTAGAAAAGCTTCATGGTCTGCTCTTGAAGTTTTGAATCTAAAGCCGTATCCTATTTCTATAGAACACTCCTCTCCCACGGTCACAGCATTCATAGCTGAAGGTTTTGACGAGAGAAGACTTAGAGAGATCATGTGGAAGAGATATGGGATCATGATCGCAGGAAGCTGGGGAAAGCTTCAGAATAAAGTTCTTAGAATAGGTCATATGGGTGTGCAAGCCTCTAGATCACATCTTCTGATAACATATGCATC